In Nerophis ophidion isolate RoL-2023_Sa linkage group LG12, RoL_Noph_v1.0, whole genome shotgun sequence, a single window of DNA contains:
- the pla2g15 gene encoding group XV phospholipase A2 translates to MASRQRVTAFSLLPLGVLLLLFSGRSYGSPVGKCVGNTPCQSPGPPVVLVPGDLGNQLEAKLDKPSVVHYICYKKTDAFFTLWLNLEQLVPVAIDCWIDNIRLIYNRTTHTTSSPPGVNISVPGFGQTYSVEYLDPSKRSVGMYFFNIAQALEDWGYTRGDNVRGAPYDWRKAPNENKEYFLALQKMIEEMAEKAGGPVVLIAHSMGNMYTLYFLNHQPQAWKDKYIKAFIALGAPWAGVTKTLRVIISGDNNGIPVIRPLKIRSQQRSAVSTSWLLPYSHTWPKDQVLIQTPTINYTVMDYKRLFSDIDFEDGWLMRQDTESLLFDLTPPGVTVHCLYGTGVPTSEAFQYSAKFPDVEPTVVWGDGDGTVNLLSATQCKRWAGFQKEPVSLQELPGNEHVNMLVNVTTVAYIKNVLFSP, encoded by the exons ATGGCAAGTCGCCAGCGGGTAACCGCTTTCTCACTGCTTCCACTCGGCGTGTTATTGTTGCTGTTTTCTGGAAGGAGCTACGGCAGTCCTGTTGGGAAATGCGTTGGCAACACGCCGTGCCAGTCCCCGGGACCCCCGGTGGTCCTCG TTCCTGGAGACCTGGGAAACCAGCTGGAGGCGAAGCTTGATAAACCCAGCGTGGTTCATTACATTTGTTACAAGAAGACAGATGCCTTCTTCACTTTGTGGCTCAACCTTGAGCAGCTGGTGCCTGTCGCCATTGACTGCTGGATAGACAACATAAG gCTGATCTATAACCGGACAACACACACCACCTCTTCACCACCTGGTGTAAACATCAGCGTCCCTGGATTTGGCCAGACATACTCAGTGGAGTATCTGGACCCCAGTAAACGCAGTGTGG GTATGTATTTCTTTAATATCGCACAGGCGCTGGAGGATTGGGGCTACACTCGAGGTGACAATGTCAGAGGAGCTCCCTATGATTGGAGGAAAGCACCCA ACGAGAATAAGGAGTACTTCCTGGCGTTGCAGAAGATGATCGAGGAGATGGCAGAGAAGGCGGGTGGGCCTGTGGTCCTGATCGCTCACAGTATGGGCAATATGTACACTTTATATTTCCTCAATCATCAGCCGCAAGCCTGGAAAGACAAATACATCAAAGCTTTCATCGCTTTGGGGGCACCGTGGGCAGGTGTGACCAAGACACTCCGCGTGATCATCTCTG GTGACAATAATGGCATCCCAGTGATTAGACCACTGAAGATTCGCTCTCAGCAACGTTCAGCTGTGTCTACCTCTTGGCTCCTCCCCTATTCCCACACCTGGCCCAAAGATCAG GTTTTAATCCAGACGCCCACCATCAACTACACGGTGATGGACTACAAGCGTTTATTCTCGGACATAGATTTCGAGGACGGCTGGCTAATGCGCCAGGACACGGAGTCGCTGCTCTTTGACCTCACACCGCCTGGCGTGACCGTCCACTGCTTGTACGGGACCGGCGTTCCCACGTCGGAAGCTTTCCAGTACTCTGCTAAGTTCCCTGACGTCGAGCCCACCGTGGTGTGGGGAGACGGTGATGGGACGGTCAACCTGCTAAGCGCCACCCAATGCAAGCGGTGGGCGGGGTTTCAGAAAGAGCCAGTGAGCTTACAAGAGCTTCCAGGGAACGAGCATGTGAACATGCTGGTGAACGTCACCACTGTGGCCTACATAAAGAATGTGCTTTTCTCGCCCTAA